The Kluyvera intermedia genome window below encodes:
- the entC gene encoding isochorismate synthase EntC translates to METSVAAQTQEQQHQTLVPADSFFFMSPFRSFTTSGCFTRLTCSAEGGDAPDSAFQKELASAFAAAKAAGIENPVMVGAIPFDTRQPSALFIPERCETFSRPAKQKSSRYNASREPMKVTERQEIPEHPVFLDMVAKAATLTATPQVDKVVLSRLIDIKATQNLDSGALLERLIAQNPASFNFHVPLPDGGVLLGASPELLLRKEGDHYSSLPLAGSARRQPDDVLDREAGNRLLASEKDRHEHELVTQSMKKTLAPRSLQLTLPNTPQLITTPTLWHLATPIEGQAKPCENALTLACLLHPTPALSGFPHQVAKQVIAELEPFERDLFGGIVGWCDAEGNGEWVVTIRCARVKDNGVRLFAGAGIVPASSPESEWRETGVKLSTMLNVFGLH, encoded by the coding sequence ATGGAAACGTCAGTGGCAGCCCAAACGCAAGAACAGCAGCACCAGACCCTGGTCCCGGCGGACAGCTTTTTCTTTATGTCGCCATTTCGCAGTTTTACCACCTCGGGCTGCTTTACGCGCTTGACCTGTTCTGCCGAAGGGGGCGATGCGCCAGACAGCGCCTTCCAGAAAGAGCTGGCCTCCGCTTTTGCGGCGGCAAAAGCGGCCGGAATCGAAAACCCGGTGATGGTCGGGGCGATCCCATTCGATACCCGTCAGCCTTCCGCGCTGTTTATTCCTGAGCGTTGCGAGACGTTCTCACGTCCCGCGAAACAGAAGTCATCACGCTATAACGCTTCGCGTGAGCCGATGAAGGTAACTGAACGTCAGGAAATCCCGGAGCACCCCGTTTTCCTCGATATGGTTGCCAAAGCCGCTACGCTTACGGCAACGCCGCAGGTCGACAAAGTGGTGCTCTCGCGGTTGATTGATATTAAAGCTACGCAAAATCTGGACAGCGGTGCGCTGCTGGAGCGCTTAATCGCGCAAAATCCAGCAAGCTTTAACTTCCACGTCCCGCTGCCAGACGGCGGTGTGCTGCTGGGCGCTAGCCCCGAACTGCTGCTGCGCAAAGAGGGTGACCACTATAGCTCTCTGCCGCTTGCGGGTTCCGCTCGCCGTCAGCCGGACGACGTCCTCGATCGCGAAGCGGGTAACCGCCTGTTGGCATCGGAAAAAGACCGTCACGAGCACGAACTAGTGACCCAGTCGATGAAAAAAACGCTGGCTCCACGCAGCCTCCAGTTGACGCTACCCAATACCCCGCAATTGATTACCACGCCAACCCTCTGGCACCTTGCGACGCCGATTGAAGGTCAGGCCAAGCCTTGTGAAAACGCGCTGACGCTGGCCTGTCTGCTGCACCCGACGCCGGCGTTGAGCGGCTTCCCTCATCAGGTTGCTAAACAGGTGATTGCCGAGCTGGAACCGTTCGAGCGTGATCTGTTCGGCGGCATTGTCGGCTGGTGCGACGCCGAAGGTAACGGTGAGTGGGTGGTGACTATCCGCTGTGCGCGAGTGAAGGACAACGGCGTGCGTCTGTTTGCTGGCGCAGGGATTGTTCCCGCGTCATCGCCTGAGTCTGAGTGGCGCGAAACCGGCGTCAAACTTTCTACCATGCTGAATGTTTTCGGCCTGCATTAA
- the fepB gene encoding Fe2+-enterobactin ABC transporter substrate-binding protein, giving the protein MNFTALWRTVALFACFSVLGLSSAHASDWPRQITDSHGVHTLEQKPTRIVSTSVTLTGSLLAIDAPVIASGATTPNNRVADGQGFLRQWGDVAKARKLTRLYIGEPSAEAVAAQMPDLILISATGGDSALALYDQLSTIAPTLIVNYDDKSWQALLTQLGGMTGQEKQAAARIAEFDKQLATVKQQIKLPPQPVSAVVYTAAAHSANLWTSESAQGQFLQQLGFTQATLPAGLHASQSQGKRHDIIQLGGENLATGLNGESLFLFAGDQKDVDAVYANPLLAHLPAVKNKHVYALGTETFRLDYYSATRVLERLSVLFG; this is encoded by the coding sequence GTGAACTTCACTGCACTTTGGCGTACCGTCGCATTGTTCGCCTGTTTTAGCGTTTTGGGATTATCCTCAGCTCATGCCTCTGACTGGCCGCGACAGATAACCGACAGCCACGGCGTCCATACGCTGGAACAAAAACCAACCCGCATCGTCTCCACCAGCGTCACCCTCACCGGCTCCCTGCTGGCGATTGATGCGCCGGTGATTGCCAGCGGAGCCACCACGCCGAATAACCGCGTCGCCGACGGCCAGGGATTTTTGCGTCAATGGGGCGATGTGGCAAAAGCGCGTAAACTCACCCGGCTGTATATCGGCGAACCGAGCGCCGAAGCGGTTGCCGCACAAATGCCGGATCTGATCTTGATAAGCGCTACCGGCGGTGATTCTGCGCTGGCGCTGTACGACCAGCTCTCGACCATCGCCCCAACGCTTATCGTCAACTACGACGATAAAAGCTGGCAGGCGCTGCTGACTCAGCTTGGTGGCATGACCGGCCAGGAAAAGCAGGCCGCCGCGCGTATCGCCGAGTTTGATAAACAGCTGGCAACGGTGAAACAGCAAATTAAGCTGCCACCACAGCCGGTTAGCGCCGTGGTGTATACCGCCGCGGCCCACAGCGCCAACCTGTGGACCAGCGAGTCCGCGCAGGGGCAATTCTTGCAGCAGCTTGGGTTTACGCAAGCCACCCTGCCCGCTGGGCTCCACGCCAGCCAAAGTCAGGGCAAACGCCATGACATCATCCAGCTTGGCGGCGAAAACCTGGCAACCGGGTTGAACGGCGAGAGCCTATTCTTGTTTGCCGGTGACCAGAAAGACGTTGATGCGGTTTACGCCAATCCCCTGCTGGCACACCTGCCGGCGGTGAAAAATAAACATGTTTATGCGCTGGGTACCGAAACATTCCGCCTGGATTACTACAGTGCGACGCGGGTGTTAGAACGTCTGTCGGTGCTGTTTGGTTAA
- the entS gene encoding enterobactin transporter EntS translates to MNRQSWLLNLSLLKTHPAFRAVFIARFISILSLGLLGVAVPVQIQMMTHSTWQVGLSVTLTGSAMFIGLMVGGVLADRYERRKLILLARGTCGIGFIGLWLNALLPEPSLVAIYVLGLWDGFFASLGVTALLAATPALVGRENLMQAGAITMLTVRLGSVISPMVGGLLLASGGVSWNYLLAALGTFITTLTLLRLPQLPPPPQPREHPLASLVAGFRFLLSSPLIGGIALLGALVTMASAVRVLYPALAQGWQMSAAQIGLLYGAIPLGAAFGALTSGKLAHNERPGWIMLLATVAAFVAIGMFAMMPHWALGMVCLALFGWLSAISSLLQYTLIQTQTPEAMLGRINGLWTAQNVTGDAIGAALLGGLGVMLTPVASASVSGWGLAIVGGILLLVLGELRRFRRENPESA, encoded by the coding sequence ATGAACCGACAATCCTGGCTGCTAAATCTGAGCCTACTCAAAACACATCCGGCCTTCCGCGCCGTGTTTATTGCCCGTTTTATCTCCATTCTTTCACTTGGCCTGCTCGGTGTTGCCGTGCCGGTACAAATCCAGATGATGACGCATTCCACCTGGCAGGTGGGGCTGTCGGTGACATTAACCGGTAGCGCGATGTTTATCGGGCTGATGGTCGGCGGTGTGCTGGCCGATCGTTACGAACGCCGCAAGTTGATTCTGTTGGCGCGCGGCACCTGCGGTATTGGGTTTATCGGCCTGTGGTTGAACGCGCTGTTGCCGGAACCGTCGCTGGTGGCGATATATGTGTTGGGTTTATGGGATGGCTTCTTTGCCTCGCTTGGCGTCACGGCGCTGCTGGCAGCGACGCCAGCGCTAGTCGGGCGCGAAAACCTGATGCAAGCCGGAGCGATTACCATGCTGACGGTGCGCCTGGGATCGGTGATTTCGCCTATGGTGGGCGGGCTGCTGTTGGCCTCCGGCGGGGTGTCGTGGAACTACCTGCTGGCGGCGCTCGGGACCTTTATCACGACGTTGACGCTGCTGCGTTTACCGCAATTACCGCCGCCACCGCAGCCGCGTGAGCACCCGCTCGCCTCGCTGGTGGCCGGTTTTCGTTTTCTGCTCAGTAGCCCGCTGATTGGTGGTATTGCGCTGCTGGGCGCGCTAGTCACGATGGCGAGTGCCGTGCGCGTGCTGTATCCGGCACTGGCGCAGGGCTGGCAGATGTCAGCGGCGCAGATTGGCCTGCTGTATGGCGCGATTCCGCTGGGCGCAGCTTTTGGCGCATTGACCAGCGGCAAGCTGGCGCACAACGAGCGTCCGGGCTGGATAATGCTGTTGGCGACGGTCGCTGCGTTTGTGGCGATTGGAATGTTTGCCATGATGCCGCATTGGGCGCTGGGGATGGTGTGTCTGGCGCTGTTTGGCTGGCTGAGCGCTATCAGTTCTCTGCTGCAATATACCCTGATTCAAACCCAGACGCCGGAGGCAATGCTGGGCCGTATTAACGGCCTGTGGACGGCGCAGAACGTGACCGGTGATGCCATTGGCGCGGCGCTGTTAGGCGGGTTGGGCGTGATGCTCACACCGGTAGCCTCGGCGAGCGTCAGCGGCTGGGGGTTAGCGATTGTCGGTGGGATTTTGCTGCTGGTGCTCGGTGAGCTGCGGCGGTTTCGGCGCGAAAACCCGGAGTCGGCGTAA
- the fepD gene encoding Fe(3+)-siderophore ABC transporter permease: MSFSTSVLRVVTLPGLLILLFLAVTLSLLIGARPLPVSVVIDALGGTCQSADCIIVLDARLPRTLAGLLAGGALGLAGALMQTLTRNPLADPGILGVNAGASFAIVLGAALLGISSPQEQLAMAFCGALVASLIVAFTGSQGGGQLSPVRLTLAGVALAAVLEGFSNGIALLNPDVYDQLRFWQAGSLDIRTLQTLKTVLIPVLIAGAVALMMSRSLNSLSLGTDTATALGSKVARTQIIGLLVISILCASATSVVGPIAFIGLMMPHIARWLVGADHRWSLPVTLLATPSLLLFADIIGRLLVPGELRVSVVSAFIGAPVLIFLVRRQRSGGGR; this comes from the coding sequence ATGTCGTTTTCCACTTCCGTGCTGCGTGTCGTTACGCTGCCCGGTTTACTGATACTGCTGTTTCTCGCCGTCACGCTCAGTTTGTTAATCGGTGCCCGACCGCTGCCTGTCTCCGTTGTCATAGATGCCCTCGGCGGTACCTGTCAGAGCGCTGACTGCATCATTGTGCTCGACGCCCGTCTGCCACGAACCCTGGCTGGATTACTCGCCGGAGGCGCATTAGGTCTTGCCGGGGCGTTGATGCAAACCCTGACTCGCAACCCGCTTGCCGACCCAGGTATTCTCGGTGTGAATGCCGGAGCCAGCTTCGCTATCGTACTCGGCGCCGCGCTTCTGGGAATTTCCTCTCCACAAGAACAGCTGGCCATGGCCTTTTGTGGCGCATTGGTTGCCTCATTGATTGTGGCGTTTACCGGCAGCCAGGGCGGAGGACAGCTTAGCCCGGTGCGTTTAACGCTGGCGGGCGTGGCGCTCGCTGCCGTGCTGGAAGGATTCTCTAACGGTATCGCCCTGCTGAACCCCGACGTTTACGATCAGCTACGCTTCTGGCAGGCCGGGTCGCTGGATATCCGCACGCTGCAAACCCTCAAAACGGTGCTTATCCCGGTGCTGATTGCCGGAGCCGTGGCGCTGATGATGAGCCGCTCGCTCAATAGCCTGAGCCTTGGTACCGACACCGCGACTGCATTAGGAAGCAAAGTGGCACGCACGCAAATCATCGGGCTGCTAGTGATTAGTATTCTGTGCGCCAGCGCGACGTCGGTAGTTGGGCCTATCGCCTTTATCGGCCTGATGATGCCGCATATTGCCCGCTGGCTGGTCGGTGCAGATCACCGCTGGTCGCTGCCCGTCACCCTACTGGCAACACCTTCTCTGCTCTTATTCGCCGATATTATCGGTCGCTTACTGGTGCCCGGCGAACTGCGCGTGTCGGTAGTCAGCGCGTTTATTGGCGCGCCGGTGCTGATATTCCTTGTGCGTCGTCAACGCAGCGGAGGTGGCCGATGA
- the fepG gene encoding iron-enterobactin ABC transporter permease: MIAPSRRLLASCLLLVAACALLTLLSLRSGAVTLEFSQIIAALFGNAPRAITMVVTEWRLPRVMMALLIGAALGVSGAIFQSLMRNPLGSPDVMGFNTGAWSGVLVAMVFFGQNLTTITLAAMAGGIVTSLLVWALAWRDGIDTFRLIIIGIGIRAMLMAFNTWLLLRASLETAVSAGLWFSGSLNGLIWAKIWPAAPLMVVALVGSALLVRRLRLLEMGDDSACALGVRVESSRLLLMLVAVVLTAAATALAGPISFIALVAPHIARRLSGTARWGLTQAALCGAVLLAAADFCAQQLFQPYQLPVGVVTVSLGGIYLIVLLIQESRKK, from the coding sequence ATGATCGCGCCCTCCCGCCGCTTACTCGCCAGTTGCCTGCTGCTGGTCGCCGCTTGCGCGCTGTTAACGCTGCTCAGTCTGCGCAGCGGTGCAGTCACCCTGGAATTCTCACAAATTATCGCGGCGTTGTTCGGCAATGCCCCGCGCGCTATTACCATGGTGGTGACCGAGTGGCGTCTGCCGCGCGTGATGATGGCACTGCTGATTGGCGCCGCGCTTGGCGTCAGCGGCGCGATTTTCCAGTCACTGATGCGTAACCCACTGGGCAGCCCGGACGTGATGGGCTTTAACACCGGAGCGTGGAGCGGCGTGCTGGTGGCGATGGTCTTCTTTGGCCAGAACCTGACCACCATCACTCTGGCGGCGATGGCCGGGGGGATTGTCACCTCGCTGTTGGTGTGGGCGCTGGCGTGGCGCGACGGCATTGACACCTTCCGGCTGATTATTATTGGTATCGGCATCCGCGCGATGCTGATGGCCTTCAACACCTGGCTGCTGCTGCGCGCCTCACTTGAGACCGCTGTCTCTGCCGGGCTGTGGTTTTCCGGCTCGCTCAACGGCCTGATCTGGGCAAAAATCTGGCCCGCCGCGCCGTTAATGGTTGTGGCATTGGTCGGTTCCGCACTGTTGGTTCGCCGTCTGCGTCTTCTCGAGATGGGCGATGACAGCGCCTGTGCGCTGGGCGTGCGGGTCGAATCCTCCCGCCTGTTGCTGATGCTGGTTGCCGTAGTGCTCACCGCTGCCGCCACCGCGCTGGCAGGGCCGATTTCGTTTATTGCGCTGGTGGCCCCGCATATTGCCCGCCGCCTGAGCGGCACCGCCCGCTGGGGCCTGACTCAGGCCGCTCTTTGCGGCGCAGTTCTGCTGGCCGCCGCAGATTTCTGCGCCCAGCAGCTGTTCCAGCCATACCAACTTCCGGTGGGCGTGGTCACCGTCAGCCTTGGCGGTATCTACCTCATCGTGTTGCTTATTCAGGAGTCTCGCAAAAAATGA
- the fepC gene encoding iron-enterobactin ABC transporter ATP-binding protein, with translation MTDTVARLHGEQLTLAYGKKIIAESLNVTIPDGHFTAIIGPNGCGKSTLLRTLSRLMTPTHGHVYLDGEEIQHYASKEVARRIGLLAQNATTPGDISVQELVARGRYPHQPLFSRWRQEDEDAVQNAMLATGIVNLANQSVDTLSGGQRQRVWIAMVLAQDTSIMLLDEPTTWLDISHQIDLLELLSELNRERGFTLAAVLHDLNQACRYATHLIAMRDGKIVAEGAPREIVTPEFIEAVYGLRCMIIEDPVAHTPLVVPLGRR, from the coding sequence ATGACCGACACCGTAGCCCGTTTGCATGGCGAGCAGTTAACCCTCGCCTACGGTAAAAAAATCATTGCCGAGTCGCTGAACGTCACCATCCCGGATGGTCATTTCACGGCGATTATCGGCCCCAATGGCTGCGGTAAATCAACGCTCCTACGCACCCTTAGTCGCCTGATGACACCAACCCACGGTCACGTGTACCTCGATGGTGAAGAGATCCAACATTACGCCAGTAAAGAAGTCGCCCGGCGCATTGGTCTGCTGGCGCAAAATGCCACCACGCCAGGTGATATTTCCGTACAGGAACTGGTGGCACGCGGTCGCTATCCGCATCAGCCGCTGTTTAGCCGCTGGCGTCAGGAAGATGAAGACGCGGTGCAAAATGCCATGCTGGCGACCGGCATTGTCAATCTGGCGAACCAGAGCGTAGACACGCTCTCCGGCGGTCAGCGTCAGCGAGTGTGGATTGCCATGGTGCTGGCGCAGGATACCTCGATAATGCTGCTCGATGAGCCAACCACCTGGTTGGATATCAGTCATCAGATCGATCTGCTGGAACTGCTGAGCGAACTGAACCGCGAGCGGGGCTTTACGCTGGCTGCGGTGTTGCATGATTTGAATCAGGCCTGCCGGTATGCCACGCACCTGATTGCAATGCGGGACGGAAAAATTGTCGCAGAAGGCGCGCCAAGGGAGATTGTGACGCCGGAGTTTATTGAAGCGGTGTACGGGCTGCGCTGCATGATTATCGAAGACCCGGTGGCACACACGCCGCTTGTGGTGCCGCTGGGGCGGCGCTGA
- the entF gene encoding enterobactin non-ribosomal peptide synthetase EntF has translation MSARLPLIAAQPGIWMAEALSTLPNAWSVAHYVELKGNIDGDLLARAIATGMMQADTLRMRFAEDNGEVWQWVDESAVIAKPLRHDLRGRENPQQDALAMMQADLAQNSRVDSGNPLFNHQLFQIGDNHWFWYQRYHHLLVDGFSFPAITRQISLIYQAWQRGEATPESAFTPFSEVVEEYQRYRESEACQRDKTFWAELRKALPSPASLSPAPLPGRAESTAIWRLKLTADRRAFSRLTASHPQCQPADLALALAALWLGRLCGRSDYAAGFIFMRRMGSAALTATGPVLNVLPLAVTLRGQETLAELATRLSGQLKKMRRHQRYDAEQIVRDAGKAAGDEALFGPVFNVKMFDYRLGFDDVDFVTHTLATGPVNDLELALFPDEDGGLSLEILANQQRYDKATLQQHIARLTTLLQQFADNSAVHCADVELLSEDEYQRLAQINATEKALPRATLSSLVAEQAAKTPDAVALVDAHYRFTYREMRQQVVALANVLRQRGVKPGDSVAVALPRSVFLTLALHAIVEAGAAWLPLDTGYPDDRLQMMLQDARPSLLITSDDQLSRFPNRESLCLNAPLAGEDDLPLGLAQPEQTAYIIFTSGSTGRPKGVMVGHEAIVNRLLWMQDHYPLTENDVVAQKTPCSFDVSVWEFWWPFMTGASLVMAAPEAHRDPLAMQRFFAEYGITTTHFVPSMLAAFVASLTPETADCCGSLKQVFCSGEALPTALCRDWELLTHVPLHNLYGPTEAAVDVSWYPAYGEALAQVTGNSVPIGFPVWNTGLRILDAMMRPLPFGVAGDLYLTGIQLAQGYLGRPDLTASRFIADPYNPGARMYRTGDVARWLDNGAVEYLGRSDDQLKIRGQRIELGEINRVMQTLPDVEQAVTHACVINQAAATGGDARQLVGYVVSASGLPLETETLLARLREQLPPHMVPVVLLQLSALPLSANGKLDRKALPLPSLTQKTAGRAPQTATEAVVAEAFSQLLGCDIQDIDADFFALGGHSLLAMRLAAILGQRTGRSVTPGQVMVSSTVGKLSALLDAGDDEQAQRLGYEALLPLRTGTGPTLFCFHPASGFAWQFSVLSRYLSPRWSITGIQSPRPHGPMQTAATLDEVCEHHLARLLQQQPHGPYYLLGYSLGGTLAQGIAARLRQRGEEVAFLGLLDTWPPETQNWAEKEANGLDPAVLAEIDREREAFLAAQQGQGSGELFSTIEGNYADAVRLLTTAHSATFDGKATLFVAEKTRSADPQAAWGPWVGELEVYRQDCAHVDIITPAAFESIGPVIHEILG, from the coding sequence ATGAGCGCTCGTTTACCGCTGATTGCAGCCCAGCCGGGGATCTGGATGGCAGAAGCGCTCTCTACGCTGCCCAACGCCTGGAGCGTGGCGCATTACGTTGAGCTAAAAGGAAATATTGACGGTGACCTGCTGGCGCGCGCTATTGCCACCGGCATGATGCAGGCCGACACATTGCGTATGCGTTTTGCCGAGGATAACGGCGAGGTGTGGCAGTGGGTAGACGAAAGCGCAGTGATTGCCAAACCGCTCCGCCACGACCTGCGCGGAAGAGAAAACCCGCAGCAGGACGCGCTGGCGATGATGCAGGCCGATCTTGCGCAAAACAGCCGCGTCGACAGCGGCAATCCACTGTTTAATCATCAACTTTTCCAGATTGGCGATAACCACTGGTTCTGGTATCAACGTTATCACCACCTGCTGGTTGATGGCTTTAGCTTCCCGGCGATTACCCGCCAGATAAGCCTGATTTATCAGGCCTGGCAGCGCGGCGAAGCGACGCCAGAATCGGCGTTCACGCCGTTTTCCGAGGTGGTGGAGGAATACCAGCGCTATCGCGAAAGCGAAGCCTGCCAGCGCGACAAGACCTTCTGGGCCGAGCTGCGAAAAGCGCTGCCGTCCCCAGCCTCTCTCTCGCCTGCACCGCTGCCGGGGCGCGCGGAAAGCACCGCCATCTGGCGATTAAAACTCACCGCTGACCGCCGTGCGTTTTCCCGCCTGACGGCCTCTCACCCCCAGTGTCAACCTGCCGACCTGGCGCTGGCCTTAGCCGCGCTGTGGCTGGGGCGCCTGTGCGGACGTAGCGACTATGCCGCCGGGTTTATCTTTATGCGCCGGATGGGGTCTGCCGCCCTGACGGCTACCGGCCCGGTGCTCAACGTGCTGCCGCTGGCGGTAACCCTGCGAGGGCAGGAAACGCTGGCTGAATTAGCGACCCGACTCTCCGGGCAGCTCAAAAAAATGCGTCGTCATCAGCGTTATGATGCCGAGCAAATCGTCCGTGATGCAGGAAAAGCTGCGGGTGATGAAGCGTTGTTTGGCCCGGTATTTAACGTCAAGATGTTCGATTATCGCCTCGGTTTCGACGACGTTGACTTTGTTACCCATACGCTGGCAACCGGCCCGGTCAACGATCTCGAACTGGCGCTGTTCCCGGATGAAGACGGTGGATTATCGCTGGAAATTCTGGCCAATCAGCAGCGTTACGATAAAGCGACGTTACAGCAGCATATCGCCCGTTTAACCACACTTTTACAGCAGTTCGCCGACAATTCTGCAGTTCATTGCGCCGATGTTGAGTTGCTGTCAGAGGATGAATATCAGCGTCTGGCGCAGATTAACGCGACCGAAAAAGCGCTGCCGCGAGCGACCTTAAGCTCTTTAGTGGCCGAACAGGCAGCCAAAACGCCGGATGCGGTGGCGCTGGTGGATGCCCACTATCGCTTTACCTACCGTGAAATGCGCCAGCAGGTGGTGGCACTGGCTAACGTGTTGCGCCAGCGTGGCGTTAAGCCGGGTGATAGCGTCGCCGTTGCGTTGCCGCGCTCGGTTTTCCTGACCCTGGCGCTACATGCGATTGTAGAGGCGGGCGCCGCCTGGCTGCCGCTGGACACCGGCTACCCGGACGACCGTTTGCAGATGATGCTACAGGACGCACGTCCTTCGCTTCTCATCACCTCCGACGACCAGTTATCCCGTTTCCCGAACAGAGAAAGCCTGTGCCTGAACGCCCCGCTCGCGGGGGAGGACGACCTGCCGTTAGGGTTAGCACAGCCGGAACAGACGGCTTATATCATCTTCACTTCCGGCTCCACCGGCCGCCCGAAAGGGGTGATGGTGGGTCATGAGGCGATCGTTAACCGCCTGCTGTGGATGCAGGATCATTATCCGCTGACCGAAAATGATGTGGTGGCACAAAAAACCCCGTGCAGCTTTGACGTTTCGGTGTGGGAATTCTGGTGGCCGTTTATGACCGGCGCAAGTCTGGTGATGGCTGCCCCTGAAGCCCACCGCGATCCGCTGGCAATGCAGCGCTTTTTTGCTGAGTACGGCATCACGACAACCCACTTTGTTCCATCAATGCTGGCGGCGTTTGTTGCGTCACTGACGCCAGAAACGGCGGACTGTTGCGGCTCGCTTAAACAGGTTTTCTGTAGTGGTGAAGCGTTGCCGACCGCGCTGTGTCGCGACTGGGAATTGTTGACTCACGTGCCGCTGCATAACCTGTACGGGCCAACTGAAGCCGCTGTCGATGTGAGCTGGTATCCGGCCTACGGCGAAGCGCTGGCGCAAGTGACCGGCAACAGCGTGCCGATTGGGTTCCCGGTATGGAATACCGGGTTGCGCATACTTGATGCGATGATGCGCCCCTTGCCATTTGGCGTGGCGGGGGATCTGTATCTCACCGGCATTCAGTTAGCGCAAGGCTATCTGGGCCGCCCGGATCTTACGGCCAGCCGCTTTATCGCTGACCCGTATAACCCCGGCGCGCGGATGTACCGTACCGGCGATGTGGCGCGCTGGCTGGACAACGGTGCAGTGGAATATTTAGGCCGCAGCGACGATCAGCTAAAAATTCGCGGCCAGCGTATTGAACTGGGTGAAATTAACCGCGTGATGCAAACCCTGCCGGATGTTGAACAAGCGGTGACTCATGCTTGCGTTATTAATCAGGCAGCGGCAACCGGCGGCGATGCACGTCAACTGGTGGGCTACGTGGTGTCTGCGTCGGGCTTACCGCTGGAAACGGAGACGCTGTTGGCGCGTTTGCGCGAACAGTTGCCGCCACACATGGTGCCGGTGGTGCTGTTACAGCTTAGCGCGTTGCCGCTGAGCGCTAACGGCAAGCTGGATCGCAAAGCCTTGCCGCTGCCGTCACTGACGCAGAAAACGGCGGGGCGCGCACCGCAAACGGCTACGGAAGCTGTCGTTGCTGAAGCTTTCAGTCAATTGCTGGGGTGCGATATCCAGGATATCGACGCCGACTTCTTTGCCCTTGGCGGACACTCGCTGCTGGCAATGCGCCTGGCGGCGATACTCGGTCAGCGTACCGGACGTTCGGTGACGCCGGGGCAGGTGATGGTGTCGTCGACCGTCGGTAAACTGAGCGCATTGCTCGACGCCGGTGATGATGAACAGGCGCAGCGTCTGGGTTATGAAGCCCTGTTACCGCTGCGTACCGGCACCGGGCCAACGTTATTCTGCTTCCACCCGGCTTCCGGATTTGCCTGGCAGTTCAGCGTACTGTCGCGCTACCTGTCGCCGCGCTGGTCGATTACCGGTATCCAGTCGCCGCGCCCACACGGGCCAATGCAGACCGCCGCCACGCTGGATGAAGTCTGCGAACATCATCTGGCGCGGCTTCTCCAACAGCAGCCGCACGGGCCGTATTACCTGCTGGGCTATTCGCTAGGCGGTACGCTGGCGCAGGGCATTGCCGCCCGGTTACGTCAGCGTGGTGAAGAGGTGGCGTTCCTCGGTCTGCTCGATACCTGGCCGCCAGAAACCCAAAACTGGGCGGAAAAAGAGGCTAACGGTCTTGATCCGGCGGTTCTTGCAGAGATTGACCGTGAGCGCGAGGCGTTTCTCGCTGCCCAGCAAGGACAGGGTTCAGGTGAGCTGTTTAGCACGATTGAAGGTAACTATGCAGATGCGGTGCGTCTGTTGACCACCGCGCACAGCGCGACGTTTGATGGCAAAGCGACGCTGTTTGTGGCGGAGAAAACGCGCTCAGCGGACCCGCAGGCCGCGTGGGGGCCGTGGGTAGGAGAGCTGGAGGTTTACCGTCAGGATTGTGCGCATGTGGATATCATTACGCCTGCGGCATTTGAGTCGATTGGGCCGGTGATTCACGAGATTCTGGGGTAG
- a CDS encoding MbtH family protein, which translates to MQVSNPFDDTQGQFYLLQNPQQQFSLWPQQCSLPTGWTVVCEPQPLEACNDWLSAHWNTLVPDHFSTLGGLV; encoded by the coding sequence ATGCAAGTCAGTAACCCCTTCGACGACACGCAAGGGCAATTTTATCTTCTGCAAAACCCTCAGCAGCAGTTCAGCCTTTGGCCCCAGCAGTGCTCGCTGCCGACGGGCTGGACGGTGGTCTGCGAGCCGCAGCCGCTTGAGGCGTGTAACGACTGGCTGTCGGCTCACTGGAACACACTCGTGCCGGATCATTTTTCGACCCTCGGAGGCCTGGTATGA